The proteins below are encoded in one region of Segatella copri:
- a CDS encoding exonuclease SbcCD subunit D: MKILATSDWHLGNLFHGNDRLPEHKHFLKWLLEQIAEQKPDALLIAGDIFDNGNPSAAAQTVYYEFLADATQLCPNMQVIITAGNHDSASRLEAPRPLLTRYHVEIRGNVRKIWKQGESGDDDKTGGHWIYSFDDLIIPVTNEAGEEVIILAVPFLRSDVVQNASYSQGVNDFLRELTAEARKKHPGRKCIMMAHMYAKGSDIAKKDASEKIIIGGQEEVDLEGWNDHPDYMTCGHIHKRQHIWNTDWARYTGSILPMSFAEKDYTHGIDLITIEHGEEDEGKETGKSKEWKVDFLEYKPQHALRILPEDEEELTFKKWQKLINSELSERTDGELSDHFDYVMLKVKQEKLTSDDIKELEKLVNEKDAVLCKIQRIIPQLDLSTIQGSQHITSIEDIINRPPLDTLKEAFAIRHNAPMNERQEKMLSDLLTTSSL, encoded by the coding sequence ATGAAGATATTAGCAACCAGCGACTGGCATCTGGGCAACCTGTTTCACGGCAACGACCGTCTGCCGGAACACAAGCATTTCCTGAAATGGCTCCTGGAACAAATCGCTGAACAAAAGCCCGATGCTCTCCTCATCGCAGGAGACATCTTTGATAACGGAAATCCATCGGCAGCGGCACAGACCGTTTATTACGAGTTTCTTGCCGATGCTACCCAACTGTGCCCTAACATGCAGGTTATCATTACCGCCGGCAACCACGATTCCGCCAGCCGACTGGAGGCTCCCCGTCCGCTACTCACCCGATACCACGTGGAAATAAGAGGAAACGTAAGGAAAATCTGGAAGCAGGGAGAAAGCGGGGACGATGATAAAACCGGCGGACATTGGATCTATTCCTTCGATGACCTCATCATCCCCGTAACCAACGAGGCAGGAGAAGAAGTCATCATCCTCGCCGTACCTTTCCTAAGAAGCGATGTGGTGCAGAACGCCAGTTACTCGCAGGGAGTCAACGACTTTCTGAGAGAACTGACGGCTGAAGCTCGAAAGAAACACCCGGGCAGGAAGTGCATCATGATGGCACACATGTACGCCAAGGGTTCGGATATCGCCAAAAAGGATGCGAGCGAGAAAATCATCATCGGCGGACAGGAGGAAGTGGACCTGGAAGGATGGAACGACCATCCCGACTATATGACTTGCGGACACATTCACAAACGGCAACATATCTGGAACACCGACTGGGCAAGATACACGGGAAGTATCCTCCCGATGTCGTTCGCCGAGAAAGACTACACCCACGGCATCGACCTCATCACCATAGAACACGGAGAAGAGGATGAAGGAAAGGAAACCGGCAAAAGTAAGGAATGGAAAGTAGATTTCCTGGAATACAAGCCTCAGCACGCCCTCCGCATCCTGCCCGAAGATGAGGAAGAACTGACCTTCAAGAAATGGCAGAAGCTCATCAATTCTGAACTCTCGGAGAGAACAGACGGCGAACTGAGCGACCACTTCGACTACGTGATGCTGAAGGTGAAACAGGAGAAACTGACCAGCGATGACATCAAGGAACTGGAGAAGCTCGTCAACGAAAAGGATGCCGTGCTCTGCAAAATCCAGCGCATCATCCCGCAACTGGACCTCTCCACCATCCAGGGTTCCCAGCACATCACCAGCATAGAAGACATCATCAACCGTCCTCCGCTCGACACGCTGAAAGAAGCCTTCGCCATCAGGCACAACGCTCCGATGAACGAAAGACAGGAGAAAATGTTATCCGATTTATTAACGACATCATCATTATGA
- a CDS encoding type II toxin-antitoxin system RelE/ParE family toxin gives MAKVTLRNSFLQIYKETTDYSYQNFGRLCVQRFDESLQAIINRLCKHPLSSPREPLLKRFHRPYHSAIIKENWKIIYRYDEANDLVIFVDLWDMRRSPRYLIRQFKRKL, from the coding sequence ATGGCTAAAGTAACACTACGCAATAGCTTTCTTCAAATTTATAAAGAAACAACCGACTATAGTTATCAAAACTTTGGTCGACTTTGCGTTCAAAGATTTGACGAAAGCTTGCAAGCAATAATAAACAGACTTTGCAAACATCCTCTTTCTTCACCCAGAGAGCCATTGCTTAAGCGATTCCACCGCCCTTACCATAGTGCGATTATCAAGGAGAATTGGAAGATTATCTACCGCTACGATGAAGCCAACGACCTCGTCATTTTCGTAGACTTATGGGATATGAGAAGAAGTCCTAGATATTTGATCAGACAATTCAAAAGAAAACTATAA
- the hemB gene encoding porphobilinogen synthase translates to MKRFRELRKDQATRDKYADVSLSAADFIYPYFVVEGEYQKEEISTMPGIYRFSIDTLLKDIEEIKNLGINKVLLFGVIPDEQKDERGSAAYADDALIARAVKAIKAEFGKEIIVFTDVCLCEYTSHGHCGLLHHHDVDNDSTLPLLAEEAYVHAKAGADFVAPSAMMDGQVEAIKNRLREGGLDKQCKVLAYSAKYASAFYGPFRDAADSAPSFGDRKSYQMDFRTHDQGLDEIAADIEEGADWTMVKPAMPYLDMIARGVEKFPNIPMVAYQVSGEYSMLKAAAKLGYLDESRVAFESLIAIKRAGAQYIITYYAKEIIEKAEEWHLEIG, encoded by the coding sequence ATGAAAAGATTTAGAGAATTACGTAAAGACCAGGCTACTCGCGACAAGTATGCCGATGTATCATTGAGTGCCGCAGACTTCATCTACCCTTACTTCGTAGTAGAGGGAGAATACCAGAAGGAAGAGATTTCCACCATGCCAGGCATCTATCGCTTCAGCATCGATACCCTTCTGAAGGACATCGAAGAAATCAAGAACCTCGGCATCAACAAGGTGCTCCTCTTCGGAGTGATTCCTGATGAGCAGAAGGATGAACGAGGCAGCGCTGCCTATGCCGATGATGCCCTCATCGCCCGTGCCGTAAAAGCCATCAAGGCTGAGTTTGGCAAGGAAATCATCGTCTTCACCGACGTCTGCCTCTGCGAATACACCAGTCATGGTCATTGCGGACTCCTGCATCATCACGATGTAGATAACGATTCCACCCTCCCATTGCTCGCCGAGGAAGCCTACGTTCATGCCAAGGCTGGTGCCGACTTCGTAGCTCCATCAGCCATGATGGACGGACAGGTAGAAGCCATCAAGAACCGTCTTCGCGAAGGTGGTCTCGACAAGCAATGCAAGGTATTGGCATATTCTGCGAAATACGCCTCAGCCTTCTATGGTCCTTTCAGAGATGCTGCCGATTCAGCTCCAAGTTTCGGAGACAGAAAGAGCTACCAGATGGACTTCCGCACCCACGACCAGGGTCTTGATGAAATTGCAGCCGATATAGAAGAAGGAGCCGACTGGACGATGGTGAAGCCAGCGATGCCATATCTCGACATGATAGCCCGCGGCGTAGAGAAGTTCCCTAACATCCCGATGGTAGCCTATCAGGTAAGTGGCGAGTATTCGATGCTGAAGGCAGCCGCCAAGCTCGGTTATCTGGATGAGAGCCGTGTAGCATTCGAGAGCCTCATCGCCATCAAGCGTGCCGGTGCCCAGTACATCATCACCTATTATGCCAAGGAGATTATTGAAAAAGCAGAAGAATGGCATCTCGAAATAGGATAA
- the cobA gene encoding uroporphyrinogen-III C-methyltransferase produces MNKKIRVIARGSRLSRLQVEEVFKNFPELAYEIKYLESYGDKNQQISLLNGEAPADIFTRELDDAIRQGDADIAIHSAKDLPYPLPEDIEVIALFPAFDTTDSLVSRDHKKLAELPAGSIIGTSSPLRKKGLNELRPDLTIKGIRGCIEERVQQVKDGKYDAAIVATCALKRLGMEDEIAEVLPFPTHPLQGFLAVTAKKGSQDLKQAFASKSILDKQGSVSLVGFGPGEPDLLTIKAAKAIDAADIIFYDDLIDDSYLADKKAEKIYVGKRAGYHHKEQADINRLLLDAAREGKNVVRLKGGDPMIFAHGSEEIEYLESNLIKVNVIPGITTASALAASQKISLTHRDFSSSVALVSGHTPQPVTPDAETLVYYMGAKQLQTIATQLIDKEGWAFNTPVLLTYNVSRPDEQTFETTLWNLRNGEMQNLPTPLIALIGYVAGLKHHQASDIKPTLYTGTLPAIEKRKADYTYTPLIEISYHPSYFTKILEDNYCEHYDGKSFTEYCEWDESQALYYIFTSQYGVQATLDYYDLILKEQEEHVFISIGDTTTEALHKAGVKDVIQVEQDNRYGVIEWFKKEKERLDAARPQYEHSYELFEKMDLDNYDHELADFVYRYENRLVFYPHSSLSPEDIPLALQKLGFNVLSAVVYNNELPKNPRRVNLNHYKRIVFTSPSTIDNFIKLYGKLPENTEFITRGPITQAHLEEVLNK; encoded by the coding sequence ATGAATAAAAAGATTAGAGTTATTGCAAGAGGCAGTCGTCTCTCCCGACTGCAAGTAGAGGAGGTTTTCAAGAACTTCCCGGAACTCGCCTACGAGATCAAATACCTGGAATCTTACGGCGACAAGAACCAGCAGATTTCACTCCTGAATGGTGAAGCTCCTGCTGATATCTTTACGAGAGAACTCGACGATGCCATCCGTCAGGGAGATGCCGACATCGCCATCCATTCGGCGAAAGACCTGCCCTATCCTCTGCCTGAGGATATCGAAGTCATCGCCCTCTTCCCTGCTTTCGACACCACCGATTCGCTCGTAAGCAGAGACCACAAGAAACTGGCAGAACTCCCTGCCGGAAGTATCATCGGAACCAGCAGTCCGCTCCGCAAGAAAGGTTTAAACGAATTACGTCCAGACCTGACAATCAAAGGAATACGTGGTTGTATTGAAGAAAGAGTTCAGCAGGTGAAAGATGGCAAATACGATGCTGCCATCGTTGCCACCTGTGCTCTGAAGCGACTCGGCATGGAGGATGAAATCGCCGAAGTGCTTCCTTTCCCAACCCATCCTCTTCAAGGATTCCTTGCCGTCACAGCTAAGAAAGGAAGCCAAGACTTGAAGCAGGCATTCGCTTCTAAGAGCATCCTCGATAAGCAAGGTTCCGTATCCCTCGTCGGCTTTGGTCCCGGCGAACCGGACCTCCTTACCATCAAGGCAGCGAAAGCCATTGATGCCGCCGACATCATCTTCTACGATGACCTCATCGACGATTCCTATCTGGCAGATAAGAAAGCCGAGAAGATCTACGTGGGCAAGCGTGCCGGCTATCATCACAAGGAGCAGGCAGACATCAACCGTCTTCTGCTCGATGCGGCACGAGAGGGAAAGAACGTGGTTCGTCTGAAAGGTGGCGACCCGATGATCTTCGCTCACGGCAGCGAGGAAATCGAATACCTGGAGAGTAATCTGATAAAAGTGAATGTCATCCCAGGCATCACCACAGCCTCAGCCCTTGCCGCATCCCAGAAAATCAGTCTCACCCATCGCGACTTCTCATCAAGCGTTGCCCTGGTCAGCGGTCATACTCCGCAACCCGTAACTCCCGATGCAGAAACCCTGGTATATTATATGGGTGCCAAACAGCTGCAGACCATCGCTACCCAGCTCATCGACAAGGAAGGCTGGGCATTCAATACCCCTGTGCTCCTCACCTACAACGTGAGCCGCCCCGATGAACAGACCTTCGAGACCACCCTCTGGAATCTGAGAAACGGCGAGATGCAGAATCTCCCAACCCCTCTCATCGCCCTCATCGGCTACGTGGCAGGATTGAAGCATCATCAGGCATCAGACATCAAGCCAACCCTCTATACAGGTACACTTCCTGCCATAGAGAAGCGCAAGGCAGATTACACCTATACGCCGCTGATAGAGATTAGTTATCACCCAAGTTATTTTACGAAAATCCTCGAAGATAATTATTGTGAGCATTACGATGGAAAAAGTTTTACCGAGTATTGTGAGTGGGATGAAAGTCAAGCTTTATATTATATCTTTACAAGCCAATATGGCGTTCAAGCAACACTTGATTACTACGATTTGATACTCAAAGAGCAAGAAGAGCATGTGTTTATCTCCATTGGTGACACTACAACAGAGGCTTTACATAAGGCTGGCGTCAAAGATGTTATACAGGTAGAGCAAGACAATCGCTATGGGGTGATAGAATGGTTCAAAAAAGAGAAAGAAAGACTTGATGCTGCAAGACCACAATACGAGCATTCTTATGAATTGTTTGAAAAGATGGATTTAGATAATTATGATCACGAGTTAGCAGACTTCGTGTATCGGTATGAAAATAGATTAGTTTTCTATCCTCATTCATCCCTATCACCAGAAGATATTCCTTTGGCTTTGCAGAAATTAGGTTTCAACGTGCTAAGCGCCGTTGTTTACAACAATGAACTCCCGAAGAATCCGCGCCGTGTGAATCTCAACCATTACAAGCGCATTGTCTTCACATCGCCTTCTACCATCGACAACTTCATCAAGCTGTATGGCAAGTTGCCTGAGAACACCGAGTTCATCACCCGTGGTCCTATCACCCAGGCGCATCTGGAAGAAGTATTGAATAAATAA
- a CDS encoding BspA family leucine-rich repeat surface protein yields the protein MKKFTNQFNGSHADRINNGGGRFRRIALFPLMLLTLLLLPTRMMAQTDYDNTVTFTALEGNPLGISDAESYHKLFDGQKKEGNSTKWCCNFYSSAYVIFKASKAGIPVGYTITTGNDNSNWNGRNPKSWKLYGNNEGQNGNWTLIQEVNNDTKLQDVNCTSYDFTCEKGKTSYQYFKWEISAIQSGDVLQVGEFELKLQTCTHTNTDGSSALGDPIENVEATCTEHGYTTYKCSICHSTVKEYKTDELKKHTLTHHEATDAIKEHWLCNVCHKYFSDVDATQEVSYASLLYKGYAVFDGSTRTLTFRYGPSKPEGAYDLNEGTNSPAWEKQRANIEKVVFDASFANARPTSCYKWFWAFNNLAQIEGIEYLNTEKVTNMDWMFSGYSNLPSLDLSNFDTRNVTSMRGMFNACKGIGSLDLSNFNTQNVTDMCCMFWTCSELTSLDLTNFDTQNVKDMSAMFIDCSNLTTIYVGDKFVTTNVSNGSNMFAGCEKLKNYDRSKTNHNYANCGTDGYFTPGCGYAEFDNATETLTFRYKGFKPEGAYDLNEGTNSPTWAKHAANIKKVVFAASFAKARPTSCYNWFRYCEKLTQIEGIEHLNTEEVTDMSWMFMGCKALASLDVTHFNTAKVTDMGVMFNSCSSLTSLDVSNFNTAKVTDMYTMFHCCSSLKTLDLTNFNTANVTDLGYMFEGCSSLKTLDLTNFNTEKVTSIIGMFHDCSSLTTIYVSDKFITTNVTRGNIVFDGCTALKGAIDYDANKTDCTYANYTNGYFTPKGGFQAYAVFDADNSTLTFGYGAKPAGAYDLNEKPSYPGWVAIRNNIKKVVFDASFAKARPTSCYYWFSGCDMLTQIEGIEHLNTEEVTDMSWMFMDCRGLTSLDVSHFNTQKVTNLEHMFNRCSGLTSLDVSSFNTENVTNMTCIFLGCSGLTSLDVSHFNTKKVTDMSCMFYECGKLTSLDVSHFNTGNVTDMSFMFFNCSALTLLDLTNFNTAKVVDMGGMLILCSALTTIYVSDKFVTTNVTERGSMFYGCTSLKGAIAYDENKFDDTYANYETGYFSKLVGKNGDEKIGASGETLTAASLALDDEKDFVAYEPFTATTATYNREMKAGTAWATLCLPFEVSLADKNFRAFKLLSANESTSTIQLEEITTSITAGTPVIIKMNNGETTLSISEANKEIAQKVVSAADGNYQLQGIYTQKVFDKVADNNCYIVKGDKLMNPTKLLENTSTTQVGSKPFRAYMVDNTSSSAGAKMFSIAIGDSTTAIDSLNTIADDNAIYYDLQGNRLNAPQKGINIVKRGSKTMKVIIK from the coding sequence ATGAAAAAATTTACCAATCAATTCAATGGGTCGCATGCCGACCGTATTAACAATGGTGGAGGTAGGTTCCGAAGGATCGCTCTGTTCCCATTGATGTTGCTCACGTTGTTGCTTCTGCCTACCCGCATGATGGCGCAGACAGATTACGACAACACAGTTACCTTCACAGCCTTAGAGGGTAATCCTTTGGGCATATCTGATGCAGAAAGTTACCATAAACTCTTTGATGGCCAAAAGAAAGAAGGCAATTCCACCAAGTGGTGCTGCAATTTCTATAGCAGTGCCTATGTCATCTTCAAAGCCAGCAAGGCAGGAATTCCTGTGGGCTACACTATCACTACAGGCAACGACAACTCCAATTGGAATGGTCGTAACCCTAAGTCGTGGAAGCTCTATGGTAACAATGAAGGTCAAAATGGCAATTGGACGCTGATCCAGGAGGTGAACAACGATACGAAGCTTCAGGATGTGAACTGTACTTCTTACGACTTCACCTGCGAGAAGGGAAAAACATCTTATCAATATTTCAAATGGGAAATATCGGCTATTCAAAGCGGAGACGTGTTGCAAGTAGGCGAATTCGAACTCAAACTCCAAACTTGTACGCACACAAATACTGATGGTTCGTCTGCACTTGGCGATCCAATAGAAAACGTAGAAGCTACTTGCACCGAGCATGGCTATACCACATACAAATGCTCTATTTGCCACTCAACTGTAAAAGAATATAAGACTGATGAGCTAAAGAAGCATACACTCACTCACCATGAAGCTACAGATGCGATAAAGGAACACTGGCTGTGTAATGTATGCCACAAATACTTTAGCGATGTGGATGCCACTCAAGAGGTAAGTTATGCCAGCCTTTTATATAAGGGTTACGCCGTGTTTGACGGAAGCACAAGAACACTTACATTCAGATACGGCCCTTCCAAGCCTGAAGGAGCTTATGACTTGAATGAAGGCACTAATTCCCCTGCGTGGGAGAAACAACGAGCCAATATCGAAAAGGTAGTCTTTGATGCCTCGTTTGCTAATGCAAGACCAACGAGTTGTTATAAATGGTTCTGGGCTTTTAATAACTTGGCACAAATTGAAGGTATTGAATATCTTAATACCGAAAAAGTAACCAACATGGACTGGATGTTCTCTGGCTACTCTAATCTTCCCTCGCTCGACCTCTCTAACTTCGATACTCGGAACGTGACAAGTATGAGAGGTATGTTCAATGCCTGTAAAGGTATTGGCTCGCTCGACCTCTCTAACTTCAATACTCAGAACGTGACAGATATGTGCTGTATGTTCTGGACGTGCTCTGAGCTTACCTCACTCGACCTCACTAACTTCGATACTCAGAACGTAAAAGATATGAGTGCTATGTTCATAGATTGCTCTAATCTTACAACCATCTATGTTGGCGACAAATTTGTCACAACAAACGTAAGTAATGGATCTAATATGTTCGCTGGCTGCGAAAAACTCAAAAACTATGACAGAAGCAAGACAAACCACAACTATGCCAACTGCGGCACGGATGGTTACTTTACTCCTGGATGTGGGTATGCCGAGTTTGATAATGCCACTGAAACTCTTACATTCCGTTACAAGGGATTCAAGCCCGAAGGAGCTTATGATTTGAATGAAGGCACTAATTCCCCTACGTGGGCGAAACATGCAGCCAATATAAAGAAGGTAGTCTTTGCTGCCTCGTTTGCTAAAGCAAGACCTACGAGTTGCTATAATTGGTTTAGATATTGTGAAAAACTGACTCAAATTGAAGGTATTGAGCATCTTAATACCGAAGAGGTAACCGATATGAGCTGGATGTTCATGGGCTGCAAGGCTCTCGCCTCGCTCGATGTTACTCACTTCAATACCGCGAAGGTGACGGATATGGGAGTTATGTTCAATAGCTGCTCATCTCTTACCTCTCTCGACGTTTCTAACTTCAATACAGCGAAGGTAACAGATATGTACACAATGTTCCATTGTTGCTCATCTCTCAAAACGCTCGACCTTACAAACTTCAATACTGCGAATGTAACGGATTTGGGCTATATGTTCGAAGGTTGCTCATCTCTCAAAACGCTCGACCTTACAAACTTCAATACTGAGAAAGTAACGAGTATTATAGGAATGTTCCATGACTGCTCATCTCTCACTACTATCTATGTTAGTGACAAATTTATTACAACAAATGTAACAAGAGGAAATATCGTGTTCGATGGTTGCACCGCTCTCAAGGGTGCAATAGATTATGATGCCAACAAGACCGACTGCACCTACGCCAACTACACGAATGGCTACTTCACTCCAAAAGGCGGTTTTCAAGCCTATGCTGTATTTGATGCAGATAACAGCACACTTACATTCGGTTATGGCGCAAAGCCTGCGGGGGCTTATGATTTGAATGAAAAGCCATCATATCCAGGATGGGTTGCAATAAGAAACAATATCAAGAAGGTCGTATTCGATGCCTCGTTTGCAAAAGCACGTCCTACGAGTTGCTATTATTGGTTCAGTGGTTGTGATATGCTGACTCAAATTGAAGGTATTGAGCATCTTAATACCGAAGAGGTAACCGATATGAGCTGGATGTTCATGGATTGTCGCGGACTCACTTCTCTTGATGTTTCTCACTTTAATACCCAAAAAGTAACTAATTTGGAACACATGTTCAATAGATGTAGCGGACTCACTTCTCTTGATGTTTCAAGCTTCAATACCGAGAACGTAACAAATATGACATGCATATTTTTGGGTTGTAGCGGACTCACCTCTCTTGATGTTTCTCACTTCAATACCAAGAAAGTAACAGATATGTCATGTATGTTCTATGAATGTGGTAAACTCACCTCTCTTGATGTTTCTCATTTCAATACGGGTAATGTAACCGATATGAGCTTTATGTTCTTTAATTGCTCCGCCCTCACCTTACTCGACCTCACAAACTTCAATACAGCAAAGGTAGTGGATATGGGTGGTATGTTGATACTCTGCTCAGCCCTCACTACTATTTATGTCAGCGATAAATTTGTTACAACAAACGTAACAGAAAGAGGAAGCATGTTCTATGGCTGCACCTCGCTCAAAGGCGCAATAGCTTATGATGAAAACAAGTTTGACGACACTTACGCCAACTATGAGACTGGCTACTTCAGCAAGTTGGTAGGTAAGAATGGCGACGAAAAGATTGGAGCATCAGGAGAAACTCTTACAGCAGCGAGTCTTGCTCTTGACGATGAAAAGGACTTCGTGGCTTACGAACCATTCACAGCTACAACAGCTACTTACAACCGCGAAATGAAGGCTGGCACCGCATGGGCTACGCTCTGTCTGCCTTTCGAGGTGTCGCTTGCAGATAAGAACTTCCGTGCCTTCAAGCTTCTTTCGGCTAACGAGAGTACAAGCACCATTCAGCTCGAAGAGATTACGACAAGCATCACAGCAGGCACTCCTGTTATCATCAAGATGAACAACGGTGAGACCACTCTCAGCATCTCTGAAGCTAACAAGGAGATTGCGCAAAAGGTAGTATCTGCTGCTGATGGTAACTATCAGCTCCAGGGCATCTATACCCAAAAGGTGTTCGACAAGGTTGCTGACAACAATTGCTACATCGTGAAGGGCGACAAGCTGATGAACCCTACCAAGTTGTTGGAGAACACAAGCACAACACAGGTGGGCAGCAAGCCTTTCCGTGCTTACATGGTAGACAACACTTCATCATCTGCTGGAGCCAAGATGTTTAGCATCGCCATCGGTGACAGCACAACAGCCATCGACAGCCTCAACACCATTGCAGACGACAATGCCATATACTACGACCTGCAGGGCAATCGCCTCAACGCTCCTCAGAAGGGCATCAACATCGTAAAGCGTGGCAGCAAGACAATGAAAGTTATCATCAAATAA
- a CDS encoding HU family DNA-binding protein, whose amino-acid sequence MAKYKLQEMGDMRYDGKRRVYPKMVTNRTLSRKEFVKMMQNYHRGISESTTEAVLTDVVDMLTDMLSMGYNVNLEGFGTFSLSLAFEDEKPREILNPDDKMTYRKVGVKDINFKASPEFIKEVKRETDRDLERDMGGVKVIRKQLYSKEERIARALEVIEKNGVLTLGDYASINNLSRTAASMELKELTCDKSSPIDSLGRGSHKVWVKRKE is encoded by the coding sequence ATGGCTAAGTACAAATTGCAGGAAATGGGGGATATGCGCTATGATGGCAAGCGCAGAGTTTATCCCAAGATGGTGACCAACCGTACACTATCCCGAAAAGAGTTCGTCAAGATGATGCAGAACTACCATCGCGGTATTTCGGAAAGTACCACGGAGGCTGTATTGACCGATGTGGTTGATATGCTGACAGACATGCTCTCCATGGGTTACAACGTGAATCTGGAAGGTTTCGGCACCTTCTCCCTCTCCCTCGCTTTCGAGGATGAGAAGCCTAGGGAAATTCTGAATCCAGATGATAAGATGACGTATCGCAAGGTGGGCGTGAAGGACATCAACTTCAAGGCGTCTCCTGAGTTTATCAAGGAGGTGAAGCGTGAAACCGACCGTGACCTGGAGCGTGATATGGGTGGTGTAAAGGTTATCCGCAAGCAGCTCTATTCCAAGGAAGAGCGCATCGCCCGAGCCCTGGAGGTGATAGAGAAGAACGGAGTCCTCACCCTAGGCGATTATGCCTCCATCAACAACCTGAGCCGTACTGCCGCCTCTATGGAACTGAAGGAGCTGACCTGTGATAAATCTTCGCCGATAGATTCACTAGGCCGTGGCAGCCATAAGGTTTGGGTAAAGAGAAAAGAATAA
- a CDS encoding type II toxin-antitoxin system YafQ family toxin, which yields MYKLQLSGRFKKSYRKCIKRGYDKSLFEEVVSILLRGEPLPAKYKNHPLHGNYEGWNDCHILPDWVLVWKYDNDELILCLLDTGTHSDLFKK from the coding sequence ATGTATAAGTTACAGCTTTCTGGGAGGTTTAAAAAATCGTACAGGAAATGTATCAAACGAGGATACGACAAGTCCTTGTTCGAGGAAGTTGTGTCTATTTTGTTGAGAGGAGAACCATTGCCAGCAAAGTATAAGAATCATCCTTTGCATGGAAATTATGAAGGATGGAATGATTGTCATATTCTTCCTGATTGGGTTTTGGTATGGAAGTATGATAATGATGAGTTAATCCTATGTTTACTTGATACAGGAACCCATTCTGATTTGTTTAAGAAGTAA
- the hemL gene encoding glutamate-1-semialdehyde 2,1-aminomutase yields the protein MKERKNSAAAFEQAKQIIPGGVNSPVRALKSVGTTPLFVRDAKGPYIYDIDDNKFIDFCMSWGVFILGHNNDKVSKAASDAIFHGSSFGIPTLAETTLAEKVRESFPSMERLRFVNSGTEATMSAIRVARGFTGRDILVKFEGCYHGHADHLLVSAGSAVAKLNNASSAGVPAGFTQYTVVLPYNDTEALEKYFAENGDKVAALIIEPVACNMGVVPPTREFIEATRKVTREHGAILIFDEVITGFRLSYGGAQKRFGITPDMTTVGKIVGGGFPAAAFGGRADIMSVLAPEGPVYQAGTLSGNPVAMAAGYETLKQLGEPGVYELLEERSNRFLSRLEKIVEGKGIQVNHVGTMFTMFFNDQPVRNFQDTKKSDQERFARYFRNMLDRGIYVSPSQFEGNFISLCHTDEILDYVLKSIEESIE from the coding sequence ATGAAAGAAAGAAAGAACTCAGCCGCCGCTTTCGAGCAGGCAAAACAGATAATACCTGGCGGAGTAAATTCGCCAGTAAGAGCTCTGAAGAGCGTAGGAACCACCCCGCTCTTCGTCCGTGACGCCAAGGGTCCATACATCTACGATATCGATGACAACAAGTTTATCGATTTCTGCATGTCATGGGGCGTCTTTATTCTAGGTCACAACAACGACAAGGTGAGCAAGGCAGCATCCGATGCCATCTTCCACGGAAGCAGCTTCGGCATCCCTACCCTTGCCGAAACCACCCTTGCCGAGAAAGTAAGAGAATCCTTCCCATCGATGGAGCGCCTGCGCTTCGTTAACAGCGGAACCGAGGCTACCATGTCAGCCATCCGTGTGGCTCGCGGTTTCACCGGTCGCGACATCCTCGTTAAGTTCGAGGGCTGCTATCATGGTCATGCCGACCATCTTCTGGTAAGCGCCGGATCTGCCGTAGCCAAGCTCAACAATGCATCATCAGCCGGAGTACCAGCCGGTTTCACCCAATACACCGTGGTACTGCCCTACAATGATACCGAGGCTTTGGAGAAGTATTTCGCCGAGAATGGCGACAAGGTAGCTGCGCTCATCATCGAACCGGTAGCCTGCAACATGGGTGTGGTTCCTCCAACCCGTGAGTTTATCGAGGCAACCCGCAAGGTAACCCGGGAGCATGGCGCCATCCTGATCTTCGATGAAGTCATCACCGGTTTCCGTCTCTCTTATGGCGGTGCCCAGAAGCGATTCGGCATCACTCCGGATATGACTACCGTTGGAAAGATAGTTGGTGGCGGCTTCCCTGCCGCAGCCTTCGGAGGTAGAGCCGACATCATGAGCGTTCTGGCTCCAGAAGGTCCAGTTTATCAGGCAGGCACCCTGAGTGGTAACCCAGTAGCAATGGCAGCCGGTTATGAAACCTTGAAGCAGTTGGGCGAACCGGGTGTTTACGAACTCCTGGAAGAGCGCAGCAACCGCTTCCTCTCCCGTCTTGAGAAGATAGTAGAAGGCAAGGGCATCCAGGTGAACCACGTGGGCACGATGTTCACGATGTTCTTCAACGACCAGCCTGTCCGCAACTTCCAGGACACGAAGAAGAGCGACCAGGAACGTTTCGCCCGCTATTTCCGCAACATGCTGGACCGTGGCATCTACGTAAGTCCATCGCAGTTTGAGGGCAACTTCATCTCCCTCTGCCACACCGATGAGATACTCGACTACGTATTGAAGTCGATAGAAGAGAGTATCGAATAA